In Alkalihalobacterium alkalinitrilicum, a genomic segment contains:
- the ctaD gene encoding cytochrome c oxidase subunit I produces MATTTLANTKSKSVIWDWLTTVDHKKLGILYLVAGTLYFVQAGVMALLMRIQLMYPESTFMTGQTFNELLTMHGTVMLFFAATPLLFGFMNYMIPLQIGARDVAFPFVNALGFWIFFFGAGLTSMSWFFGGAPDAGWTAYVPLAGREYAGLGLDFYVLGLQVAGIGTLVSGINFLVTIINMRAPGMTMMRLPLFVWTSFITSMLILFAFTPLAAGLALLMLDRIFGAQFFIPGMGGNTVLWQHIFWIFGHPEVYILVLPAFGIISEVIPAFSRKRLFGYTAMVFATIIIAFLGFMVWAHHMFTVGMGPVANAIFAVATMTIAVPTGIKIFNWLFTMWGGKITFNTAMLFASSFVPTFVLGGVTGVMLAMAPVDYLYHDTYFVVAHFHYIIVGGIVLALFAGLFYWYPKMFGHKLNEKLGIIMFILFYIGFHLTFFIQHFLGLMGMPRRVYTYLGDQGLDTFNYISTIGAFFMSAAVIVLVINIVYSAVKEERVGADPWDARTLEWATASPVPEYNFAQTPQVRSLDPLFYEKIHGDGKMKPAEPIAPIHMPNGSIIPFIMSVGLFILGFGFIMMNMENPIVPPYAVVALGAIVTFGSMIARSVKEDHGYYIPVEEIKEKEVS; encoded by the coding sequence TTGGCTACGACTACATTGGCTAATACAAAGTCAAAAAGTGTAATTTGGGATTGGTTAACTACTGTTGACCATAAAAAGTTAGGCATCCTCTACTTAGTAGCTGGTACGCTTTACTTCGTACAAGCTGGTGTAATGGCATTGTTAATGCGCATCCAGTTGATGTACCCAGAAAGTACATTTATGACTGGTCAAACTTTTAATGAATTACTTACAATGCATGGTACGGTTATGCTTTTCTTTGCAGCCACACCTTTGCTCTTTGGATTTATGAACTATATGATTCCATTACAAATAGGGGCTCGTGACGTTGCTTTCCCATTTGTAAATGCATTAGGTTTTTGGATTTTCTTCTTCGGTGCAGGACTTACTAGTATGAGTTGGTTTTTCGGCGGAGCACCAGATGCAGGTTGGACTGCTTATGTACCACTTGCAGGCCGTGAATATGCAGGTCTAGGTCTTGACTTCTATGTTTTAGGTTTACAGGTTGCTGGTATTGGAACACTAGTATCTGGTATCAACTTCTTAGTAACGATTATTAACATGCGTGCACCAGGGATGACAATGATGCGTCTTCCATTATTCGTGTGGACATCATTTATTACATCGATGCTAATTTTATTTGCTTTCACACCATTAGCAGCTGGTCTTGCTTTACTTATGTTAGATCGTATCTTTGGAGCACAGTTCTTCATTCCAGGTATGGGTGGTAATACTGTGTTATGGCAACATATTTTCTGGATCTTTGGGCACCCAGAAGTATATATCTTAGTACTTCCAGCATTCGGTATTATTTCTGAAGTAATACCTGCTTTCTCGAGAAAGCGTCTGTTTGGTTATACAGCAATGGTTTTCGCAACCATCATTATCGCTTTCTTAGGGTTCATGGTTTGGGCTCACCATATGTTTACAGTAGGTATGGGACCAGTTGCTAACGCAATCTTTGCGGTTGCAACGATGACAATTGCAGTACCGACGGGTATTAAAATATTTAACTGGCTCTTCACGATGTGGGGCGGTAAAATTACATTTAATACAGCAATGTTATTCGCATCTTCATTCGTACCAACTTTTGTACTTGGTGGGGTAACGGGTGTAATGCTTGCTATGGCACCTGTAGACTACTTGTATCATGATACGTATTTTGTAGTTGCTCACTTCCATTACATCATTGTTGGTGGTATTGTACTTGCATTATTTGCTGGTCTATTCTATTGGTATCCAAAAATGTTTGGACATAAACTAAATGAAAAACTTGGTATCATTATGTTTATTCTTTTCTACATTGGATTCCATTTAACATTCTTTATTCAACATTTCTTAGGTTTAATGGGGATGCCACGTCGTGTCTACACATACCTAGGAGATCAAGGTTTAGATACTTTTAACTATATTAGTACAATTGGTGCATTCTTTATGTCTGCTGCAGTTATTGTCCTTGTAATCAATATTGTATATTCTGCAGTAAAAGAAGAGCGTGTGGGTGCTGACCCTTGGGATGCACGTACATTAGAGTGGGCAACTGCTTCACCAGTACCTGAGTATAACTTTGCACAAACACCTCAAGTACGTTCATTAGATCCATTATTCTATGAAAAAATTCATGGTGATGGAAAAATGAAACCAGCTGAGCCAATTGCTCCTATTCATATGCCTAATGGATCTATCATTCCATTTATTATGTCTGTTGGTTTATTTATTCTTGGATTTGGTTTTATTATGATGAATATGGAAAACCCAATTGTTCCTCCATATGCGGTTGTTGCTTTAGGTGCTATCGTAACATTTGGATCAATGATTGCTCGCTCAGTAAAAGAAGATCATGGGTATTACATTCCAGTTGAAGAAATCAAAGAGAAGGAGGTAAGCTAA
- a CDS encoding GNAT family N-acetyltransferase, with the protein MEFRKLTKNDMDESLNLSEFAFQYKLSDEERTHRLRVTRPKDTIGCFSDGELIAKMTILPFQVRINGIDYEMGGVSGVATYPEHRRSGIVKKLLHIGLKEMKEKEQYLSYLFPFSIPFYRKFGWELFVDYQNLTLTREQLPHFQNFQGKMKKVDEKSLEVIQKVYDQNALTYTGMLKRNNNWWKDWVLYRKGGRIAVYNNSMGVPQGYIMYEVKDLKMTVKELIALDEDSRRGLWNFISNHDSMAEEYVIQQLPLHEPYPYWLDDPKIKKEVVPYFMARIVDVEAFLNRYPFKSKAECSLFLHVSDEFADWNEATYQIKFQNSGKVQVKKHEPKNKGVCQQKPKRGIICDINALSTMFLAYQSPTQLLHTERIKGSMDEVELLEQIIVKQPPGFIDFF; encoded by the coding sequence GTGGAGTTTAGGAAATTAACAAAAAATGATATGGATGAAAGTTTAAATCTATCTGAATTTGCTTTTCAGTACAAATTATCTGATGAAGAACGAACACATCGTCTAAGGGTGACTCGACCAAAGGATACGATAGGATGTTTTTCTGATGGTGAATTAATAGCGAAAATGACAATACTTCCTTTTCAAGTACGAATTAATGGTATTGACTATGAAATGGGTGGTGTGTCAGGTGTTGCAACATATCCTGAACATCGTCGAAGCGGTATAGTAAAGAAACTATTACATATAGGGTTAAAAGAAATGAAGGAAAAAGAACAATATTTATCCTATTTATTTCCTTTTTCAATACCGTTTTATCGAAAATTTGGTTGGGAACTTTTTGTCGACTATCAGAATTTAACATTAACTAGAGAACAGTTACCTCATTTTCAAAATTTTCAAGGAAAAATGAAGAAAGTAGATGAAAAATCATTAGAAGTCATACAAAAAGTGTATGATCAAAATGCATTAACTTATACAGGGATGTTAAAACGTAATAATAATTGGTGGAAAGATTGGGTTTTGTATAGAAAAGGAGGAAGAATAGCTGTCTATAATAATTCTATGGGGGTTCCCCAAGGCTATATAATGTACGAAGTAAAAGATCTGAAAATGACAGTCAAAGAGCTAATAGCTCTTGATGAGGATAGTAGAAGAGGACTATGGAACTTTATTTCAAATCATGACTCGATGGCAGAAGAGTATGTTATTCAACAGCTCCCTTTACATGAACCTTATCCTTATTGGTTGGATGATCCGAAAATAAAAAAAGAAGTCGTACCATACTTCATGGCTAGAATCGTTGATGTTGAGGCGTTTCTCAATCGTTATCCATTTAAAAGTAAAGCAGAGTGTTCGCTATTCCTTCACGTTTCCGATGAATTCGCGGATTGGAATGAAGCGACTTATCAAATTAAGTTTCAAAATTCTGGAAAAGTACAGGTAAAGAAGCATGAACCGAAAAATAAAGGGGTTTGTCAGCAAAAACCAAAGCGGGGAATTATTTGTGATATAAATGCGTTATCTACAATGTTTCTAGCTTATCAAAGTCCAACACAGCTATTACATACTGAACGAATTAAAGGATCAATGGATGAAGTAGAGTTGTTAGAACAAATTATTGTGAAGCAACCACCAGGTTTTATTGACTTTTTTTAA
- the pyc gene encoding pyruvate carboxylase: MNSLKNIKKVLVANRGEIAIRIFRACTELHIRTVAIYSKEDTGSYHRYKADEAYLVGEGKKPIDAYLDIEGIIEIAKRNGVDAIHPGYGFLSENIEFAKRCDEEGIIFIGPKQEHLMMFGDKVQARQQAIQANIPVIPGSDGPVNSVSDVMEFASQHGYPFIIKAALGGGGRGMRIVRSEGELQEAYDRAKSEAKSAFGNDQVYVEKFVENPKHIEVQILADAHGNIVHLYERDCSVQRRHQKVVEIAPSVSLSDELREQICDAAVQLTKNVDYVNAGTVEFLVSENSEFYFIEVNPRVQVEHTITEMVTGIDIVQSQILIADGEELHSPTVGIPTQDKIVCNGYAIQSRVTTEDPSNNFMPDTGRINVYRSGGGFGVRLDAGNGFQGAIITPYYDSLLVKVSTWALTFEQAAAKMLRNLREFRIRGIITNIPFLENVVQHENFLTGQYNTSFIDSSPELFVFPIKKDRGTKMLTFIGETIVNGYPGLEKMKKPVLDKPVVPGVKYTDPISPGTKQILEERGAEGLAKWVKEEKKVLLTDTTFRDAHQSLLATRVRTHDLKKIAEPTARLVPNLFSAEMWGGATYDVAMRFLHEDPWERLLTLREKMPNVLFQMLLRASNAVGYTNYPDNLIREFVDKSAAAGIDVFRIFDSLNWVEGMKLTIEAVRDSGKIAEAAMCYTGDILDSTRSKYDLAYYTNLAKELEQSGAHILGIKDMAGLLKPEAAYQLISTLKETVDIPIHLHTHDTSGNGLFMYSRAIEAGVDIVDVAISSMAGLTSQPSANSLYYALSGSDRQPDVNIGSLEKLSEFWEGTRKYYSGFESGMNAPHTEVYEHEMPGGQYSNLQQQAKAVGLKNRWEEVKKMYRTVNDMFGDVVKVTPSSKVVGDMALYMVQNNLSEEDVYERGASLDFPDSVVEFFQGQLGQPYQGFPKKLQDIILKGREALTCRPGELMDAVDFAQLKETLNDEIGREVSDFDLISYALYPKVFMEYERFRQQFGDVSVLDTPTFFYGLRLGEEIEVEIEQGKTLIVKLISISKPQDNGDRIVYFELNGQPREVMIKDQDVKTSVVVRPKVDKGNLNQIGASMPGTVVKTLVTKGDKVKKGDHLMITEAMKMETTVQAPFDGEVVDLYVKNGEAIQTGDLLIELSK; this comes from the coding sequence ATGAACAGTTTAAAAAACATTAAGAAGGTATTAGTAGCAAACCGTGGAGAAATCGCCATTCGTATTTTTCGAGCGTGTACTGAACTTCATATACGCACGGTTGCAATTTACTCAAAAGAGGACACTGGCTCTTATCATCGTTATAAAGCAGATGAAGCCTACCTTGTAGGAGAGGGAAAAAAACCGATAGATGCCTACCTTGATATTGAAGGAATAATTGAGATTGCAAAACGTAATGGCGTTGATGCCATTCACCCAGGGTATGGATTTTTATCTGAAAATATTGAATTCGCGAAACGTTGTGATGAAGAAGGAATTATTTTTATCGGGCCAAAGCAAGAGCATTTGATGATGTTTGGTGATAAAGTTCAAGCTCGTCAACAAGCAATTCAAGCGAACATACCTGTTATTCCTGGTAGTGATGGACCCGTCAATAGTGTTTCGGACGTTATGGAGTTTGCTAGTCAGCATGGTTATCCATTTATTATTAAAGCCGCACTCGGTGGTGGCGGTCGTGGAATGCGAATCGTCCGTAGCGAGGGAGAATTACAGGAAGCTTATGATCGAGCCAAATCAGAAGCTAAATCAGCATTTGGTAACGATCAAGTGTATGTAGAAAAGTTTGTTGAAAATCCAAAGCATATTGAAGTTCAAATTTTAGCAGATGCACATGGGAATATTGTTCACCTTTATGAACGCGATTGTTCCGTTCAGCGTCGTCATCAAAAAGTAGTTGAGATCGCACCAAGTGTGTCTCTATCGGATGAGTTACGTGAACAAATATGTGATGCAGCCGTACAGCTTACGAAAAATGTAGATTATGTTAACGCTGGTACTGTAGAATTTTTAGTTAGTGAAAATTCCGAGTTTTATTTTATAGAAGTAAATCCAAGAGTACAGGTGGAGCATACCATTACCGAGATGGTGACAGGAATTGATATTGTTCAATCGCAAATTCTTATCGCGGATGGCGAAGAGCTTCATAGCCCAACTGTCGGTATTCCAACACAAGATAAAATCGTATGTAACGGTTATGCTATTCAATCTCGTGTAACAACAGAAGATCCAAGTAATAATTTCATGCCTGATACAGGTCGAATTAATGTGTACCGCTCAGGTGGTGGATTTGGAGTTCGTTTAGATGCAGGAAATGGTTTCCAGGGAGCTATTATTACGCCATATTATGACTCTTTACTCGTGAAAGTTTCAACTTGGGCATTAACATTTGAACAAGCTGCTGCCAAGATGCTAAGAAACTTGAGAGAATTCCGAATTCGCGGGATTATTACTAATATCCCATTCTTAGAGAATGTCGTTCAACATGAAAACTTTTTAACAGGACAATACAATACTTCATTTATTGATTCGTCACCTGAATTATTTGTGTTTCCTATTAAAAAAGACCGTGGAACTAAAATGTTGACGTTTATTGGTGAAACGATTGTTAATGGTTATCCAGGCTTAGAAAAAATGAAGAAACCAGTTCTTGATAAACCTGTTGTTCCAGGTGTTAAATACACAGATCCAATTTCACCAGGTACGAAACAAATTTTAGAAGAACGAGGAGCTGAAGGTCTTGCGAAATGGGTAAAAGAGGAGAAAAAGGTCCTCTTAACTGATACAACATTCCGGGACGCTCATCAGTCATTACTAGCAACGCGTGTACGTACACATGATTTAAAGAAAATTGCGGAGCCGACAGCAAGATTAGTCCCTAATTTATTTTCGGCAGAAATGTGGGGCGGGGCTACTTACGATGTTGCAATGCGTTTCTTACATGAAGATCCGTGGGAGCGACTCCTTACATTACGAGAGAAAATGCCGAATGTTTTATTCCAAATGCTTCTACGTGCGTCTAACGCAGTAGGATATACAAATTATCCAGATAATTTAATCCGTGAGTTTGTTGACAAATCTGCAGCGGCAGGGATAGATGTTTTCCGTATCTTTGATAGCTTGAACTGGGTTGAAGGTATGAAGTTAACGATCGAAGCTGTACGCGACTCAGGAAAAATCGCTGAGGCTGCAATGTGTTATACAGGAGACATTTTAGATTCGACGAGAAGTAAATATGATTTAGCATATTATACAAACTTAGCGAAAGAGCTTGAGCAATCAGGAGCACATATTCTAGGAATTAAAGATATGGCAGGGTTGTTAAAACCAGAAGCTGCTTATCAGCTCATTTCAACACTAAAAGAAACGGTTGATATACCAATTCACCTTCATACGCATGATACAAGTGGTAATGGATTATTTATGTATTCACGTGCGATTGAAGCAGGTGTCGATATCGTTGATGTTGCCATTAGTTCGATGGCAGGATTAACGTCACAGCCAAGCGCTAATAGTTTGTACTATGCATTATCAGGTTCAGACAGGCAACCTGACGTAAATATTGGTTCGTTAGAAAAATTAAGTGAGTTCTGGGAAGGAACAAGGAAATACTACAGTGGTTTTGAAAGTGGAATGAATGCACCTCACACAGAGGTATACGAGCATGAAATGCCAGGTGGACAATACAGTAACTTACAGCAACAAGCGAAGGCCGTCGGCTTGAAAAACCGATGGGAAGAAGTAAAGAAAATGTACCGAACTGTTAACGATATGTTTGGTGACGTTGTAAAAGTTACACCATCATCTAAGGTAGTTGGTGATATGGCCTTATACATGGTTCAAAATAACTTATCTGAAGAAGATGTATATGAGCGAGGAGCATCGCTTGATTTCCCTGATTCGGTTGTTGAGTTTTTCCAAGGGCAATTAGGTCAACCTTACCAAGGCTTTCCTAAGAAATTACAAGATATTATTTTAAAAGGAAGAGAAGCATTGACTTGTCGCCCGGGAGAATTAATGGATGCTGTAGATTTCGCTCAACTAAAAGAAACGCTTAATGATGAAATTGGTCGTGAAGTATCAGATTTTGATTTAATTTCGTATGCGTTATATCCAAAAGTGTTTATGGAATATGAGCGTTTCCGCCAACAGTTTGGAGATGTCTCTGTTTTAGATACTCCAACTTTCTTCTACGGTCTCAGACTTGGAGAAGAAATAGAGGTGGAAATTGAACAAGGGAAAACATTAATTGTTAAACTTATTTCAATTTCTAAGCCACAAGATAATGGGGATCGTATTGTTTACTTTGAATTGAATGGACAACCACGTGAAGTCATGATTAAAGACCAAGATGTAAAAACTTCTGTTGTGGTACGCCCTAAGGTAGATAAAGGCAATCTTAACCAAATTGGAGCTTCTATGCCTGGTACTGTCGTAAAAACATTAGTAACAAAAGGGGACAAAGTAAAGAAAGGTGACCATCTTATGATTACAGAAGCAATGAAGATGGAAACAACAGTTCAAGCACCATTCGATGGTGAAGTTGTTGATTTGTATGTAAAGAATGGTGAAGCGATACAAACAGGAGATTTACTAATCGAGTTATCGAAGTAA
- a CDS encoding cytochrome (ubi)quinol oxidase subunit III, producing MGHAVDTSKGLPPHPERATLEGKNKFLGFWFFLGGETVLFATFFGTYLGLRNGVADGPTAAEIFQLPLVFIMTMLLLTSSLTSVLAMYAMKKNKFKAMIAWLWVTVLLGLGFLGMEIYEFYEYSVHYGLGYTTSAFASSFYTLVGLHGAHVVFGLSWIICLLIRYRRSGITLTNAPKFYVASLYWHFIDVVWVFIFTVVYLMGIGG from the coding sequence ATGGGACACGCGGTAGATACTTCTAAAGGGCTTCCTCCTCATCCGGAGAGGGCAACACTCGAAGGTAAAAATAAGTTTTTAGGCTTTTGGTTCTTTTTAGGTGGAGAAACTGTACTATTTGCTACATTTTTTGGTACGTACCTAGGACTACGTAATGGAGTTGCTGATGGACCAACTGCAGCAGAAATATTCCAGTTACCATTAGTATTTATTATGACAATGCTACTTTTAACAAGTAGTTTAACGAGTGTACTGGCAATGTATGCCATGAAAAAGAATAAATTCAAGGCAATGATAGCATGGTTATGGGTAACAGTATTATTAGGACTTGGGTTCTTGGGAATGGAGATTTACGAGTTCTATGAATATTCAGTACACTACGGTTTAGGTTATACGACAAGTGCATTTGCATCATCATTCTATACATTAGTTGGATTACATGGTGCGCACGTTGTGTTTGGTTTATCATGGATCATCTGTTTATTAATTCGATACAGACGATCTGGTATTACGTTAACAAACGCTCCAAAATTCTATGTGGCCAGCCTATACTGGCATTTTATCGACGTAGTTTGGGTGTTTATCTTTACTGTAGTATATCTTATGGGAATAGGAGGTTAA
- the coxB gene encoding cytochrome c oxidase subunit II: MSKWKNALRLLPLTLLVFFMTGCGEANLTALDPKGPQAQWIYDKMLLSLFVMIFVAVFVFAIFFIILIKFRRKPGDDTYPKQVHGSTTLEIIWTAIPILLLAILAVPTITGSFMMADTEPEGDHTVHIKVTGHQFWWQFDYEDEGFTAGQDVYIPVGEKVIFELHASDVQHSFWVPALGGKIDNIPGITNHLWLEADEPGIYKGKCTELCGPEHALMDFKVIALERSEYDAWVESMQARAEDTSEVVAHQGYEVFETQGCIGCHAIGGMGSDLGPALTNFGERTVVAGYLEYNDENLEAWIRDPESLKQGNNMPAYPDLSDEDMAALIAFLKSLNVQE; encoded by the coding sequence ATGAGTAAATGGAAAAATGCATTACGTTTGCTTCCACTTACACTTCTTGTATTTTTTATGACAGGGTGTGGTGAAGCGAACCTTACTGCGCTTGATCCGAAAGGACCACAGGCTCAGTGGATTTATGACAAAATGCTATTGTCATTATTTGTCATGATTTTCGTGGCAGTATTTGTTTTTGCGATATTCTTTATTATTCTAATTAAATTTAGAAGAAAACCTGGCGATGATACGTATCCTAAACAAGTTCATGGAAGTACAACGCTAGAAATTATTTGGACAGCTATCCCTATTCTTCTATTAGCGATCCTAGCTGTACCGACAATTACTGGTTCTTTCATGATGGCAGATACAGAGCCTGAAGGAGATCACACAGTTCACATTAAGGTAACTGGTCATCAGTTCTGGTGGCAATTTGATTATGAAGATGAAGGCTTTACTGCTGGTCAAGATGTCTATATTCCAGTTGGTGAAAAAGTTATCTTTGAATTGCATGCGAGTGATGTACAACATTCATTTTGGGTACCAGCTCTTGGAGGTAAAATAGATAATATTCCAGGAATTACGAACCACCTATGGTTAGAAGCTGACGAGCCTGGAATTTATAAAGGGAAATGTACAGAGCTTTGTGGCCCTGAACATGCTCTTATGGACTTTAAAGTTATTGCTTTAGAACGTTCTGAGTATGATGCTTGGGTAGAAAGTATGCAAGCTAGAGCTGAGGATACTTCTGAAGTAGTTGCACATCAAGGTTATGAAGTATTTGAAACTCAAGGTTGTATCGGTTGTCACGCAATTGGCGGTATGGGATCTGATCTTGGTCCAGCACTGACAAACTTCGGTGAGCGTACTGTTGTTGCAGGATATCTAGAATACAATGATGAAAACCTTGAAGCATGGATCCGTGATCCTGAGTCTTTAAAACAAGGTAATAACATGCCAGCATATCCAGACCTTAGTGATGAGGATATGGCAGCGTTAATTGCTTTCTTAAAATCATTAAATGTACAAGAATAA
- the cyoE gene encoding heme o synthase — protein sequence MNKTNTVIEATNVITTESSPMTTYQQKSWKDYLTLGKIGIVTSNLITTFAGLFLAAKYSGISLTDNLHIFVFALIGAALVMAGGCTLNNFIDRDIDPVMERTKERPSVNGRFQANHILWVGLIQSAIGIMFLALTNSVAAVIGILGLFVYVVLYSMWSKRTHSLNTVVGSISGAVPPLIGWAAIDPSLHTYAWLLFFIMFFWQPPHFLALAMKRCEEYRAAGIPMLPVVAGFAVTKRQMVLYVAILIPVSLMLAPFGLVYTIVAAALGIGWLILGIAGFKMKDDIKWARLMFVYSLNYLTILFVLMVIVHI from the coding sequence ATGAATAAGACCAACACAGTGATAGAAGCTACGAATGTAATTACCACTGAATCAAGTCCTATGACTACATATCAACAAAAGTCATGGAAAGATTACCTTACTTTAGGGAAGATAGGGATTGTTACATCTAATCTTATCACTACATTTGCTGGTCTATTTCTAGCAGCAAAGTATTCGGGTATTAGCTTGACAGATAATCTTCATATCTTTGTTTTCGCACTAATTGGTGCAGCTTTGGTTATGGCTGGTGGGTGTACTCTTAACAATTTTATTGATAGAGACATTGATCCTGTAATGGAGCGTACTAAAGAGAGACCTTCTGTTAATGGAAGATTTCAAGCAAACCATATCCTTTGGGTAGGTCTTATCCAGTCAGCGATTGGTATAATGTTTTTAGCATTAACCAACTCAGTCGCAGCTGTGATCGGAATTTTGGGTTTGTTTGTTTATGTCGTTTTATATTCAATGTGGTCAAAACGCACTCACTCTTTAAATACTGTCGTTGGAAGTATTTCTGGTGCAGTACCTCCTTTAATTGGTTGGGCTGCCATTGACCCGAGCCTTCACACGTATGCTTGGCTGTTATTCTTTATCATGTTCTTTTGGCAACCACCACACTTCTTAGCTTTAGCAATGAAGAGGTGTGAAGAATATCGTGCTGCAGGTATCCCTATGTTACCTGTTGTTGCTGGTTTTGCAGTTACGAAGCGACAAATGGTTCTTTATGTAGCAATATTAATTCCAGTTTCATTAATGTTAGCTCCATTTGGTCTCGTATATACGATTGTAGCTGCAGCATTAGGAATAGGTTGGTTAATTTTAGGAATAGCAGGTTTTAAGATGAAGGATGATATAAAATGGGCACGATTGATGTTCGTTTATTCCCTTAATTATCTTACTATCTTGTTTGTTCTTATGGTCATTGTCCACATATAG
- a CDS encoding cytochrome C oxidase subunit IV family protein, which produces MADNLSTSFSKSAMSEEELRKTNQEQKRQIIAFALMIFLTLLAFVAVGAELIPASFAIPFILILAFIQLFLQLLYFMHLKDKDHGWANAFMASGMVIAIPVIAALMLLIGVVKY; this is translated from the coding sequence ATGGCAGACAACTTAAGTACTTCTTTTTCTAAAAGTGCAATGTCAGAAGAAGAGTTAAGGAAGACAAATCAGGAACAGAAAAGGCAAATAATTGCTTTTGCCTTAATGATTTTCCTAACATTATTAGCTTTTGTAGCTGTGGGAGCAGAGCTTATTCCAGCTTCATTTGCTATTCCTTTCATCTTAATCTTAGCTTTTATTCAGCTATTCCTTCAACTGCTTTACTTCATGCATTTGAAGGATAAGGATCATGGATGGGCAAATGCGTTTATGGCATCTGGTATGGTTATTGCAATTCCAGTGATTGCAGCATTAATGCTTTTAATTGGAGTAGTAAAGTACTAA
- a CDS encoding COX15/CtaA family protein gives MHRFLKIFGVITSVGMLIVLMQGALVTKTGSGEGCGATWPLCFGEVIPTSPAIETIIEYSHRIVSGFMGLLIIIFAIWAWKKLSHLRETKFLAIMAVFFIIFQGLLGAGAVVFGQSKAILALHFGISAISLATVVLLTVLAFEDGKRNVPVPNVSKSFRNYVFFAIIYCYLVIYTGAYVKHTQATLACAGFPLCNGQIFPGFTGPIGSHYFHRIVGIALFFVILVMFIWVLRHYRHERSVVWGAGLSLLFITAQLVSGIAIVFTAASLFTAMLHALIISLLFTTLCYLTMVLTRKKDN, from the coding sequence TTGCATAGGTTTTTAAAAATATTTGGTGTCATTACATCAGTTGGAATGTTAATTGTTCTGATGCAAGGTGCACTAGTTACTAAGACAGGTTCTGGTGAAGGGTGTGGCGCAACATGGCCACTATGTTTTGGTGAAGTCATCCCTACATCTCCAGCAATTGAAACGATTATTGAATATAGCCATCGGATTGTTTCAGGGTTTATGGGACTTTTAATTATTATTTTTGCCATATGGGCATGGAAGAAACTATCCCACTTAAGAGAAACTAAATTTTTAGCAATCATGGCAGTATTCTTCATTATTTTCCAAGGTTTACTAGGTGCTGGAGCAGTTGTATTCGGTCAATCTAAAGCGATCCTTGCGTTACATTTCGGGATATCAGCCATTTCATTAGCTACAGTAGTATTGCTAACCGTATTAGCATTTGAAGATGGCAAGCGTAATGTACCTGTACCTAATGTGTCAAAAAGTTTTAGAAATTATGTATTTTTTGCCATCATTTACTGTTATTTAGTTATCTACACAGGCGCTTATGTCAAACATACTCAAGCAACATTAGCTTGTGCAGGTTTTCCGCTATGTAACGGTCAAATATTCCCAGGTTTTACAGGACCTATCGGTTCCCACTATTTTCACCGTATCGTAGGAATTGCGTTATTCTTTGTAATTTTGGTAATGTTCATTTGGGTGTTACGACATTACCGCCATGAACGTTCGGTTGTATGGGGCGCCGGTCTATCACTATTATTCATTACAGCCCAATTGGTTAGTGGTATTGCTATCGTATTTACTGCAGCGTCACTATTTACAGCTATGTTACATGCTCTAATTATTTCCTTATTGTTTACCACATTATGCTACCTAACAATGGTCTTAACTAGAAAAAAAGATAACTAA